In a genomic window of Elusimicrobiota bacterium:
- a CDS encoding ABC transporter ATP-binding protein: MIRLEGLSKTFGAYKAVDDLHLEVRPGEIFGFLGPNGAGKTTTVKMMTGLLKPSAGRVLVGGRDMAADPIAAKRAMGLVPDEPFVYPKLTGAEYLRFVGELYGVALPDMKKRVPELLEMFELSPWGGELLESYSHGMRQKLVLAGILLHEPKILVLDEPMVGLDPKSARLVKDIFLKLAERGTAIFMCTHVLEIAEKLCHRIGIMIGGKMIACGTLDELREQSKKEGRDLESVFLSLTGGAEYSALLKYL; this comes from the coding sequence GTGATCCGGCTCGAAGGCCTCAGCAAGACCTTCGGCGCGTACAAGGCCGTCGACGACCTCCACCTGGAGGTCCGCCCCGGCGAGATCTTCGGCTTCCTCGGGCCCAACGGCGCCGGCAAGACCACGACGGTCAAGATGATGACCGGCCTGCTGAAGCCGTCCGCCGGGCGGGTCCTCGTCGGCGGGCGCGACATGGCCGCCGACCCCATCGCCGCCAAGCGCGCGATGGGCCTCGTCCCCGACGAGCCCTTCGTCTACCCGAAGCTCACCGGCGCCGAGTACCTGCGTTTCGTCGGGGAGTTGTACGGCGTCGCCTTGCCCGACATGAAGAAGCGCGTGCCCGAGCTCCTGGAGATGTTCGAGCTGAGCCCGTGGGGCGGGGAGCTGCTCGAGAGCTATTCCCATGGGATGCGGCAGAAGCTCGTGTTGGCGGGAATATTGCTTCATGAACCTAAAATACTCGTGCTCGACGAGCCGATGGTCGGGCTCGACCCGAAGAGCGCGCGCCTGGTCAAGGACATCTTCCTGAAGCTCGCCGAGCGCGGCACCGCGATCTTCATGTGCACGCACGTCCTCGAGATCGCCGAGAAGCTGTGCCACCGCATCGGCATCATGATCGGCGGGAAGATGATCGCCTGCGGCACCCTCGACGAATTGCGCGAGCAGTCCAAGAAGGAGGGGCGCGACCTCGAGAGCGTCTTCCTGAGCCTGACCGGCGGCGCCGAGTATTCGGCGCTCCTCAAGTACCTGTAA
- a CDS encoding sugar kinase: MLVVGSVALDSVKTSAGKSVEALGGSATYFALSASYFSSVALVGVVGEDFPAEHRRTLKRRSVDLEGLKAAKGKTFRWSGKYGKDAAVAETLATHLNVFKEFKPVLNEAQRKAPVVFLANIDPELQSEVLAQMKGPALVACDTMNYWIESKPAAIKKLLAKVDIFFSNDQEAMRLTGAPNALQAAEVLADWGPSVIVIKKGEHGALMKVGSKFFVYPAYPLARIKDPTGAGDTFAGGFLGYLASSASYEDVSHLKRAMAYGTTMASFNVQDFSTKNIEDLERDVIDERFHDLAERMTIPRADEFLKARRAVAA; the protein is encoded by the coding sequence ATACTCGTCGTCGGCTCCGTCGCGCTCGACTCCGTCAAGACCTCCGCGGGCAAGTCCGTCGAGGCCCTCGGCGGCTCGGCCACCTATTTCGCGCTCTCCGCGAGCTATTTCTCGTCGGTCGCCCTCGTCGGCGTCGTCGGCGAGGACTTCCCGGCCGAGCACCGCCGCACGCTCAAGCGCCGCAGCGTGGACCTCGAGGGCCTGAAGGCCGCGAAGGGCAAGACCTTCCGCTGGTCCGGCAAGTACGGCAAGGACGCGGCCGTCGCCGAGACCTTGGCGACGCACCTCAACGTCTTCAAGGAGTTCAAGCCGGTCCTCAACGAGGCCCAGCGCAAGGCGCCGGTCGTGTTCCTCGCGAACATCGATCCCGAGCTCCAGTCCGAGGTGCTGGCGCAGATGAAGGGCCCCGCGCTCGTCGCCTGCGACACGATGAACTACTGGATCGAGTCGAAGCCCGCCGCGATCAAGAAGCTCCTCGCCAAGGTGGACATCTTCTTCTCGAACGACCAGGAGGCGATGCGGCTGACCGGCGCGCCGAACGCGCTGCAGGCCGCCGAGGTCCTCGCCGATTGGGGGCCTTCGGTCATCGTCATAAAAAAAGGCGAGCACGGGGCTTTGATGAAGGTCGGCAGCAAGTTCTTCGTGTACCCCGCCTACCCGCTGGCGCGCATCAAGGACCCGACGGGCGCGGGCGATACGTTCGCGGGCGGGTTCCTCGGCTACCTGGCTTCCTCGGCTTCGTACGAGGATGTCTCGCATCTCAAGCGCGCGATGGCCTACGGCACGACGATGGCCTCGTTCAACGTCCAGGACTTCTCGACGAAGAACATCGAGGACCTGGAGCGCGACGTCATCGACGAGCGCTTCCACGACCTCGCGGAGCGCATGACGATCCCCCGCGCGGACGAGTTCCTGAAGGCCCGGCGCGCCGTCGCGGCGTGA
- a CDS encoding SurA N-terminal domain-containing protein, translated as MISFLRRHQKSIFVATISVFLSGSFVGLGGFYFTSRDNDGAVARIGESKIPAQRLLLRVNQYADALRQKGTEVDDAMMSRLKREMLNDMMIEEMMALKADELGLKVTNDELSRDIRATPAFQRDGRFDQDVYFRQVRAIFRENPQEYERNRRKAIKSGRLKQLIYRVAKVPASEVDAAYAQVMKTAPKKDLAKITKEAVAQNLQQQRAVELINHCLKQLSARVEHQIWFDRVDSGANS; from the coding sequence ATGATCTCATTCCTGCGCCGCCATCAGAAAAGCATCTTCGTCGCGACCATCTCCGTCTTCCTGTCCGGCAGCTTCGTCGGCCTCGGCGGCTTCTACTTCACGAGCCGCGACAACGACGGCGCCGTGGCCCGGATCGGCGAGAGCAAGATCCCGGCCCAGCGCCTGCTGCTGCGCGTCAACCAGTACGCCGACGCCCTCCGCCAGAAGGGGACCGAGGTCGACGACGCGATGATGTCCCGCCTCAAGCGCGAGATGCTCAACGACATGATGATCGAGGAGATGATGGCGCTGAAGGCCGACGAGCTCGGCCTGAAGGTCACCAATGACGAGCTTTCTCGCGATATCCGCGCGACGCCGGCCTTCCAGCGCGACGGCCGGTTCGACCAGGACGTCTACTTTCGCCAGGTGCGCGCGATCTTCCGCGAGAACCCCCAGGAGTACGAGCGCAACCGCCGCAAGGCCATCAAGAGCGGCCGCCTGAAGCAGCTGATCTACCGGGTGGCGAAGGTCCCGGCCTCCGAGGTGGACGCCGCCTACGCGCAGGTCATGAAGACCGCGCCGAAGAAGGACCTGGCCAAGATCACCAAGGAGGCGGTCGCGCAGAACCTCCAGCAGCAGCGCGCCGTCGAGCTGATCAACCACTGCCTCAAGCAGCTCTCCGCGCGCGTCGAGCATCAGATCTGGTTCGACCGCGTCGACTCGGGGGCGAACTCGTGA
- a CDS encoding polymer-forming cytoskeletal protein encodes MFGEKSGRGDAREGMTLISEDAFFHGTLVVKGSLRVEGAFEGDISDAVDVEVGAKGRVIGNLAAETVVIAGEVVGDIVAARSLEILPGGRVTGDIRAPKLKIDDGAFYEGACSMGSDEGKSRRRRSRAETDASQPADPVS; translated from the coding sequence ATGTTCGGCGAGAAGAGCGGACGCGGAGACGCGCGCGAAGGCATGACCTTGATCAGCGAGGACGCCTTCTTCCACGGGACGCTCGTCGTCAAGGGCTCGCTGCGCGTCGAGGGCGCCTTCGAGGGAGACATCTCCGACGCGGTGGACGTCGAGGTGGGCGCGAAGGGCCGCGTGATCGGCAACCTCGCGGCCGAGACCGTCGTGATCGCCGGCGAGGTCGTCGGCGACATCGTCGCGGCGCGCTCCCTGGAGATCCTTCCGGGCGGCCGCGTGACCGGCGACATCCGCGCCCCGAAGCTGAAGATCGACGACGGGGCCTTCTATGAGGGCGCCTGCTCCATGGGCTCCGACGAAGGCAAGTCCCGCCGGCGCCGCTCGCGCGCCGAGACCGACGCGTCCCAGCCTGCGGACCCCGTCTCCTAG
- a CDS encoding M23 family metallopeptidase — protein MRKKILDVLARRLTVLIIPQTQMKPWRWQCSTGFFLFWLGLWSAMTIGAGVVAGRHVDYWITKADNQVMLTKMTRLAQEMDRARYALDQARGTDRQLRGLLSMANNRDPIEAATGVGGPTLADRLSLGKMLNGGASAIRQADWHREIERIRHDAEGRLASFQEIGWYVGNQKSLRNATPTLWPTKGVVTSGFGYRFSPMRRGESQGEAGDNGEFHAGIDIANAADTLVQATADGTVRFSGWSHGYGNMVVIDHGYGLSTLYGHTSKTLVKIGDRVVRGQVLGYMGTTGRSTGAHLHYEVWRQGRPINPWTYLKVGPGPELLGYLPRAPKARS, from the coding sequence ATGCGCAAGAAAATCCTCGACGTACTGGCCCGCCGCCTCACGGTCCTCATCATCCCCCAGACGCAGATGAAACCCTGGCGCTGGCAGTGCTCCACCGGCTTTTTCCTGTTCTGGTTGGGCCTTTGGTCGGCCATGACCATCGGGGCGGGCGTGGTGGCCGGCCGTCACGTCGACTATTGGATCACCAAGGCCGACAACCAGGTCATGCTCACCAAGATGACCCGCCTGGCCCAGGAGATGGACCGCGCCCGCTACGCGCTCGACCAGGCCCGGGGCACGGACCGCCAGCTGCGCGGCCTGCTCTCGATGGCCAACAACCGCGACCCGATCGAGGCCGCCACCGGCGTCGGCGGGCCGACCTTGGCCGACCGGCTGAGCCTGGGCAAGATGCTCAACGGCGGGGCCTCCGCCATCCGCCAGGCCGACTGGCACCGCGAGATCGAGCGCATCCGCCACGACGCCGAAGGACGGCTGGCGAGCTTCCAGGAGATCGGCTGGTACGTGGGCAACCAGAAGAGCCTGCGCAACGCGACGCCGACCCTGTGGCCCACCAAGGGCGTGGTCACCTCGGGGTTCGGCTACCGGTTCTCCCCGATGCGCCGCGGCGAGAGCCAGGGCGAGGCCGGCGACAACGGCGAGTTCCACGCCGGCATCGACATCGCCAACGCCGCCGACACCTTGGTGCAGGCGACCGCCGACGGCACCGTCCGCTTCTCGGGCTGGTCCCACGGCTACGGGAACATGGTCGTCATCGACCACGGCTACGGCCTGAGCACCTTATACGGGCACACCTCCAAGACCTTGGTGAAGATCGGCGACCGCGTGGTGCGCGGCCAGGTGCTCGGCTACATGGGCACCACCGGCCGCTCGACCGGCGCGCACCTGCACTACGAGGTGTGGCGCCAGGGCCGGCCCATCAATCCCTGGACCTACCTGAAGGTCGGCCCCGGACCCGAGCTCCTCGGCTACCTTCCCCGCGCCCCGAAGGCCCGGTCCTGA
- a CDS encoding HD domain-containing protein has protein sequence MRPTLTLPLILTLIAWPLPAGAQIKTNAGADAAAGTSGTVGTSLNAGGVAPIGLQNGSVLTPLSLSGALAPALAAPAVSLNQGLAPSALAQSPAPAAAAAEKPGSKPAQAAAAPPGTPPKNDPAAAPAGPPAGPPVYFLLELGKLGVPQGLLARLYDFLGTRHPGNQSSIYHGLGHTREVANLTARILSGRNLPAEKKILLILAAALHDVDPARAENTPARVAATLEHLDQDDEARALLLDFGGGFGFTAAQVKALIMATDFDMDPAKLQAKQDAFAKAAAEAFPGEGDWAVAWGKNLAFADQSSTYVGSLADARKRVEGLAVEIRAQLQAIGKGPGPTDEMMLAGSFKFLSVLKQNPLFALLPPEESKNFDAVLSYFQARQTPEAWQAESAPVPARAPPVNPDLAAARRFIKGIMGGMRAPTEREADSLLGDWLDENGIPRDSPRAASVRRELVPGKAAADERVAAELDPKLRRHAALLIRLAAEYGVTVPHVEAVMAKRGLIRNLDAIPDASLENQVEMALTNDELERAVAKYPDNAQGDLMRGVAGAMGVKGGKSVEEVSRDGVFLYADFNGRQFLRGYANRDPDIQSHTIAFYVTRRDGKWRIDGYRQKKSSRISDASYIDALKTWLRAGGIPSSDFK, from the coding sequence ATGCGGCCCACTCTTACCCTCCCGCTGATTCTTACCTTAATTGCATGGCCCCTCCCGGCCGGCGCCCAGATCAAGACCAACGCCGGGGCCGACGCCGCGGCCGGCACCTCGGGCACGGTCGGAACCTCCCTCAACGCCGGGGGCGTGGCTCCGATCGGCCTCCAGAACGGGAGCGTGCTCACCCCCCTGTCTCTCTCCGGCGCCCTGGCGCCGGCCTTGGCGGCGCCGGCCGTCTCCCTTAATCAGGGACTGGCCCCCTCCGCTTTGGCCCAGTCCCCGGCTCCCGCGGCCGCCGCCGCGGAAAAGCCCGGCTCCAAGCCCGCTCAGGCGGCCGCCGCGCCGCCGGGAACGCCTCCCAAGAACGACCCCGCGGCCGCCCCCGCCGGGCCGCCCGCGGGCCCCCCGGTCTACTTCCTCCTGGAGCTGGGCAAGCTCGGGGTCCCGCAAGGCCTGCTCGCCCGGCTCTACGATTTCCTGGGGACGCGCCATCCGGGGAATCAGAGCTCGATCTACCACGGCCTCGGCCACACCCGCGAGGTGGCGAACCTCACCGCGCGCATCCTGTCCGGCCGGAACCTCCCCGCCGAGAAGAAGATCCTCCTGATACTCGCCGCGGCCCTCCACGACGTGGACCCCGCGAGGGCCGAGAACACTCCCGCCCGGGTGGCGGCCACGCTCGAGCACCTGGACCAGGACGACGAGGCCCGGGCCCTGCTGCTGGACTTCGGCGGCGGCTTCGGCTTCACCGCCGCCCAGGTCAAGGCCCTGATCATGGCCACGGACTTCGACATGGACCCGGCGAAGCTGCAGGCCAAGCAGGACGCCTTCGCCAAGGCCGCCGCCGAGGCCTTCCCGGGCGAGGGCGATTGGGCCGTGGCCTGGGGAAAGAACCTCGCCTTCGCCGATCAGTCCTCCACCTACGTGGGCTCCCTCGCCGACGCGCGCAAGCGCGTCGAGGGCCTCGCCGTCGAGATCCGGGCTCAGCTCCAGGCCATCGGCAAGGGCCCCGGCCCGACCGACGAGATGATGCTCGCGGGCAGCTTCAAGTTCCTGAGCGTCCTCAAGCAGAACCCGCTGTTCGCCCTGCTCCCGCCCGAGGAGAGCAAGAACTTCGACGCGGTGCTGAGCTACTTCCAGGCCCGGCAGACTCCCGAGGCCTGGCAGGCCGAGTCCGCGCCCGTCCCGGCGCGCGCGCCCCCCGTCAACCCCGATCTCGCCGCCGCGCGGCGCTTCATCAAGGGCATCATGGGCGGGATGCGCGCCCCCACCGAGCGCGAGGCGGACTCCCTCCTCGGCGACTGGCTCGACGAGAACGGCATCCCGCGGGACTCCCCGCGCGCCGCCTCCGTGCGGCGGGAGCTCGTCCCCGGCAAGGCCGCGGCCGACGAGCGCGTCGCCGCCGAGCTCGATCCCAAGCTGCGCCGTCACGCCGCCTTGCTGATCCGCCTCGCCGCCGAGTACGGCGTCACCGTTCCCCACGTCGAGGCCGTGATGGCCAAGCGCGGGCTGATCCGGAACCTCGACGCCATCCCGGACGCGAGCCTCGAGAACCAGGTCGAGATGGCTCTGACCAACGACGAGCTCGAGCGCGCGGTCGCCAAGTATCCCGACAACGCCCAGGGCGACTTGATGCGAGGCGTCGCCGGAGCCATGGGGGTCAAAGGCGGCAAGTCGGTCGAGGAAGTCTCCCGCGACGGCGTCTTCCTGTACGCCGACTTCAACGGCCGCCAGTTCCTTCGCGGCTACGCCAACCGCGACCCCGACATCCAGAGCCACACCATCGCCTTCTACGTCACCCGCCGGGACGGCAAGTGGCGGATCGACGGCTATCGCCAGAAGAAGTCCAGCCGGATCTCCGACGCCTCCTACATCGACGCGCTGAAGACCTGGCTGCGCGCCGGCGGCATCCCCTCCTCCGACTTCAAGTAA
- a CDS encoding YchJ family protein, producing the protein MTATTDCPCQSKKPFSSCCEPYITGKAAAPTAEALMRARYTSYATGKIDFIEKTHAPESRADFDRKASEKWAKDSTWRGLAVVATKDGGPEDKTGIVSFIAGFSQNGQDYEHHEIATFRKEGSNWLFVDGKSPKPETHVNTGPDVGRNEPCHCGSGKKFKKCHGR; encoded by the coding sequence ATGACCGCGACCACCGACTGCCCCTGCCAGAGCAAGAAGCCCTTCTCCTCGTGCTGCGAGCCGTACATCACCGGCAAAGCCGCCGCCCCGACCGCCGAAGCGCTGATGCGCGCCCGCTACACGAGCTACGCGACGGGCAAGATCGACTTCATCGAGAAGACCCACGCGCCCGAGAGCCGCGCCGACTTCGACCGCAAGGCGTCGGAGAAATGGGCGAAGGACTCGACCTGGCGCGGGCTCGCCGTCGTCGCCACCAAGGACGGCGGACCGGAGGACAAGACCGGCATCGTCAGCTTCATCGCCGGCTTCTCCCAGAACGGACAGGACTACGAGCATCACGAGATCGCGACCTTCCGCAAGGAAGGCTCCAACTGGCTCTTCGTCGACGGCAAGTCCCCGAAGCCCGAGACCCACGTCAACACCGGCCCCGACGTCGGCCGCAACGAGCCCTGCCACTGCGGCTCCGGCAAGAAGTTCAAGAAGTGCCACGGGCGATAA
- a CDS encoding NAD(P)/FAD-dependent oxidoreductase codes for MSAYDAVILGSGGAGLMCALTAAKRGRKVAVLDHAAKPGGKLIISGGGRCNFTNREVSADNFVSENRHFAKSALSRFTPEDFIAMVEAHGIAYHERRHGQLFCDGSAQRIIDMLVKSAREAGAELFQRHKVMSVERNGDFYSVATDMGVFTASKLVVATGGLSFPKFGATPVGYDIAEQFGLKLVPRAPALDGFVFSGADRVRLEGFSGIALDAAMATNGVVFRENLLFTHAGFSGPVALQASLHWRPGGEVRVDFIPGLSREGLMEWFASRKGNKLEIKNQMAALVPKRLAERFCDLCLPDALDMGNYPKKELAAFCEKLQDWRFVPAGTVGYGKAEVTRGGVDTSELSSKTMEARKAPGLYFIGEVVDVTGWLGGFNYQWAWASGKAAGDAL; via the coding sequence GTGAGCGCCTACGACGCGGTCATACTCGGCTCGGGCGGCGCGGGCCTGATGTGCGCGTTGACCGCGGCCAAGCGCGGGCGGAAGGTCGCCGTCCTCGACCACGCGGCCAAACCCGGCGGCAAGCTCATCATCTCCGGCGGCGGCCGCTGCAACTTCACGAACCGCGAGGTGAGCGCGGACAACTTCGTGTCGGAGAACAGGCACTTCGCCAAGTCGGCCTTGTCCCGCTTCACCCCCGAGGACTTCATCGCGATGGTGGAGGCGCACGGCATCGCCTATCACGAGCGCAGGCACGGCCAGCTCTTCTGCGACGGCTCCGCGCAGCGGATCATCGACATGCTGGTGAAAAGCGCCCGCGAAGCGGGCGCCGAGCTTTTTCAAAGGCACAAGGTGATGTCCGTCGAAAGGAACGGGGATTTTTATTCCGTCGCGACGGACATGGGCGTCTTCACGGCGAGCAAGCTCGTCGTCGCCACCGGCGGCCTGTCGTTCCCGAAGTTCGGCGCGACGCCGGTCGGCTACGACATCGCCGAGCAGTTCGGCCTGAAGCTCGTCCCGCGCGCCCCCGCGCTCGACGGCTTCGTCTTCAGCGGCGCCGACCGCGTCCGCCTCGAGGGCTTCTCGGGCATCGCTCTCGACGCGGCGATGGCGACGAACGGCGTCGTGTTCCGCGAGAACCTGCTGTTCACCCACGCCGGCTTCAGCGGCCCGGTCGCGCTGCAGGCGTCCCTGCATTGGAGGCCGGGCGGCGAGGTCCGCGTCGACTTCATCCCGGGCCTGTCCCGCGAGGGACTGATGGAGTGGTTCGCCTCGCGCAAGGGCAACAAGCTCGAGATCAAGAACCAGATGGCCGCCCTCGTGCCCAAGCGCCTGGCCGAGCGCTTCTGCGATCTCTGCCTGCCCGACGCGCTCGACATGGGCAACTACCCGAAGAAGGAGCTCGCCGCGTTCTGCGAGAAGCTCCAGGATTGGCGCTTCGTCCCCGCCGGGACCGTCGGCTACGGCAAGGCCGAGGTCACCCGCGGCGGCGTCGACACCTCCGAGCTCTCGTCGAAGACCATGGAGGCCCGCAAGGCGCCGGGCCTTTATTTCATCGGCGAGGTCGTCGATGTCACCGGCTGGCTCGGCGGCTTCAACTACCAGTGGGCCTGGGCGTCCGGGAAAGCCGCGGGCGACGCTCTGTGA
- a CDS encoding dienelactone hydrolase family protein has protein sequence MELDGFERFDFTAGGVSKPVYRAGSGPAVVLIHELPGMVPECVELGRKVAAEGYTVYMPLLFGAPMQNYGVKPVLWACVWKEFSVLSTHGKSPAADWLRALSRKAFAERGGRGVAAIGMCFTGRFALSLMMDKELIAPVLCQPSSSYSESAMGIPEAEWDNAVKRSREENIPVLGMRFAGDSLCRAARFDALRDGFGERFREVVVPGARHSVLTLHFKDMSPDERTRVWGELTSYLRERLGA, from the coding sequence ATGGAATTGGACGGCTTCGAGCGTTTCGACTTCACCGCCGGCGGCGTCTCCAAGCCCGTCTACCGCGCGGGGTCCGGCCCCGCCGTCGTCCTCATCCATGAGCTGCCCGGCATGGTCCCCGAGTGCGTCGAGCTCGGCCGCAAGGTCGCCGCCGAGGGCTACACGGTGTACATGCCGCTGCTGTTCGGCGCGCCGATGCAGAACTACGGGGTCAAGCCCGTCCTCTGGGCGTGCGTGTGGAAGGAGTTCAGCGTGCTGAGCACGCACGGCAAGAGCCCCGCCGCCGACTGGCTGCGCGCGCTGTCGCGCAAGGCGTTCGCGGAGCGCGGCGGCAGGGGCGTGGCCGCGATCGGCATGTGCTTCACCGGGCGCTTCGCGCTCTCGCTGATGATGGACAAGGAGCTGATCGCGCCGGTGCTGTGCCAGCCCTCTTCCTCCTATAGCGAGTCGGCGATGGGCATCCCCGAGGCCGAGTGGGACAACGCGGTGAAGCGCTCCCGCGAGGAGAACATCCCCGTCCTCGGCATGCGCTTCGCGGGCGACTCCCTGTGCCGCGCCGCGCGCTTCGACGCGCTGCGCGACGGCTTCGGCGAGCGCTTCCGGGAGGTCGTGGTCCCGGGCGCGCGCCATTCGGTGCTGACCCTGCACTTCAAGGACATGAGCCCGGACGAGCGGACGCGCGTCTGGGGCGAGTTGACCTCGTACCTGCGCGAACGGCTCGGGGCGTGA
- the alaS gene encoding alanine--tRNA ligase, protein MKTSSQLRSGYLDFFVKNGHTLKASAPIVPQGDATLMFNSAGMVPFKPYYLGLKTDLKRATSSQKCFRTTDIERVGTTLRHMTFFEMLGNFSFGDYFKQEAVFWAWEYLTKDVGLDPKRLYPTVYKEDDEAVELWRKVGAPNAAVRLGEDTNFWNMGPTGPCGPCSEIYYDLGPEFATGKDDVVGGDGDRYIEIWNLVFTGFDRQPDGSLKPLARPCIDTGMGLERLAFCAQGTKSPFHTDLFAPIVSKAAEILGTDPQDPKHALGFRVIADHARAATMLMSEGIIPSNVERGYVLRRLVRRAARYGQLMGFDRPFLHLLVPEAIEIFAPGYPELRAASEQVQAVMKTEEAKFLETLHAGEAELTKALQKSGKHLSGEAAFRLYETFGFPLELTKEICASQGVAVDEPGFKAASEKASEIARASWKGSGENDLAAIAAGAARTEFVGYVAQECTATVIASSPGLIVLDRTPFYAEGGGQVGDTGDLIAADGSRVLARVADTQKHGAVFVHLVEMGARLLVGTEVRARVDAERRARIKPHHTATHLMNEALKRVLGGSIRQAGSYVGPDKLRFDFTYPKAITPDELKRIEDIVNAEIKAAHPVVAQCHPVARVAEFGATTLLGEDYGAEPRFLLIGPKAWAEPKNRFSLELCGGVHVDNTAEIVAFKIVKESSASSGVRRIEALAGKAVEEYAAAQHAAKAKAQADALARQDELIAAIEALGGKAPAKIDSLKQLEGQLAQLKANKLAAQAEAGKTVVEVKGVKLCVQRLVGADPKSLRGLSDKIKAEVGSGLVFLAAPGEGKLSFVLAATPDMAGKGVDAAKIAKAFAAAHGGSAGGRADFAQGGAADGDWDATVASLTALIG, encoded by the coding sequence ATGAAGACCAGCTCCCAGCTCCGCTCCGGCTATCTCGATTTCTTCGTCAAGAACGGCCACACGCTCAAGGCCTCCGCGCCGATCGTCCCCCAGGGGGACGCGACGCTCATGTTCAACTCCGCCGGCATGGTCCCGTTCAAGCCCTATTACCTCGGGCTCAAGACCGACCTCAAGCGCGCGACGTCGTCCCAGAAGTGTTTCAGAACGACAGACATAGAGCGAGTCGGGACGACCCTGCGGCACATGACGTTCTTCGAGATGCTGGGCAACTTCTCGTTCGGCGACTATTTCAAGCAGGAAGCCGTTTTCTGGGCCTGGGAGTACCTGACCAAGGACGTCGGCCTGGATCCCAAGCGTCTGTACCCTACCGTTTATAAAGAAGACGACGAGGCCGTCGAGCTGTGGCGCAAGGTCGGCGCCCCGAACGCCGCCGTGCGCCTCGGCGAGGACACCAACTTCTGGAACATGGGACCGACGGGCCCCTGCGGGCCGTGCTCCGAGATCTACTACGACCTCGGGCCCGAGTTCGCGACGGGCAAGGACGACGTCGTCGGCGGCGACGGGGACCGCTACATCGAGATATGGAACCTCGTGTTCACCGGCTTCGACCGCCAGCCCGACGGGAGCCTCAAGCCGCTGGCGCGGCCGTGCATCGACACCGGCATGGGCCTCGAGCGCCTCGCGTTCTGCGCGCAGGGCACCAAGTCCCCCTTCCACACCGACCTGTTCGCGCCGATCGTGTCTAAAGCAGCCGAGATCCTCGGAACAGACCCTCAAGACCCGAAGCATGCCCTTGGATTCAGGGTCATCGCCGACCACGCGCGCGCCGCGACCATGCTGATGAGCGAGGGCATCATCCCCTCGAACGTCGAGCGCGGCTACGTCCTGCGCCGCCTCGTGCGCCGCGCGGCGCGCTACGGCCAGCTGATGGGCTTCGACCGCCCGTTCCTGCACCTCCTCGTCCCCGAGGCGATCGAGATCTTCGCGCCGGGCTATCCCGAGCTGCGCGCCGCCTCCGAGCAGGTCCAGGCCGTGATGAAGACCGAGGAGGCCAAGTTCCTCGAGACCCTGCACGCCGGCGAGGCAGAGCTGACCAAGGCGCTGCAGAAGTCCGGCAAGCACCTGTCGGGCGAGGCCGCGTTCCGCCTGTACGAGACCTTCGGCTTCCCCCTCGAGCTGACCAAGGAGATATGCGCGTCGCAGGGCGTCGCCGTCGACGAGCCCGGCTTCAAGGCCGCCTCCGAGAAGGCCTCCGAGATCGCGCGCGCGTCCTGGAAGGGCTCCGGAGAGAACGACCTCGCGGCCATCGCCGCCGGCGCGGCCCGCACCGAGTTCGTGGGCTACGTCGCGCAGGAGTGCACGGCGACGGTGATCGCCTCGTCCCCGGGCCTCATCGTGCTCGACCGCACCCCGTTCTACGCCGAGGGCGGCGGGCAGGTCGGCGACACGGGAGACCTGATCGCGGCGGACGGCTCGCGCGTGCTCGCGCGCGTGGCCGACACGCAGAAGCACGGCGCCGTGTTCGTCCACCTCGTCGAGATGGGCGCGCGCCTGCTCGTCGGCACCGAGGTCCGCGCCAGGGTGGACGCCGAGCGCCGCGCGCGCATCAAGCCCCACCACACGGCGACCCACCTGATGAACGAGGCGCTCAAGCGCGTGCTCGGCGGGAGCATCCGCCAGGCCGGCTCCTACGTCGGCCCGGACAAGCTGCGCTTCGACTTCACCTATCCGAAGGCGATCACGCCCGACGAGCTCAAGAGGATCGAGGACATCGTCAACGCCGAGATCAAGGCCGCGCACCCCGTCGTCGCGCAGTGCCATCCCGTCGCCCGGGTCGCCGAGTTCGGCGCGACCACTTTGCTCGGGGAGGACTATGGCGCCGAGCCCCGCTTCCTGCTGATCGGCCCCAAGGCCTGGGCGGAGCCGAAGAACCGCTTCAGCCTCGAGCTGTGCGGCGGAGTGCACGTGGACAACACCGCCGAGATCGTCGCCTTCAAGATCGTCAAGGAGTCGTCGGCCTCCTCCGGCGTGCGCCGCATCGAGGCGCTCGCGGGCAAGGCGGTCGAGGAATACGCCGCGGCGCAGCACGCGGCCAAGGCGAAGGCCCAGGCCGACGCGCTGGCGCGACAGGACGAGCTGATCGCCGCCATCGAGGCGCTCGGCGGGAAGGCTCCCGCCAAGATCGACAGCCTCAAGCAGCTCGAGGGGCAGCTCGCCCAGCTCAAGGCCAACAAGCTCGCGGCGCAGGCCGAGGCGGGCAAAACCGTCGTCGAGGTCAAGGGCGTGAAGCTGTGCGTGCAGCGCCTCGTGGGAGCGGACCCCAAATCCTTGAGAGGGCTGTCCGACAAGATCAAGGCCGAGGTCGGATCCGGCCTCGTCTTCCTCGCCGCGCCCGGCGAGGGCAAGCTGTCGTTCGTGCTCGCCGCCACGCCGGACATGGCGGGCAAGGGCGTGGACGCGGCGAAGATCGCCAAGGCCTTCGCCGCCGCGCACGGCGGCTCGGCCGGCGGGCGCGCGGACTTCGCCCAGGGCGGAGCCGCGGACGGGGACTGGGACGCGACCGTGGCGAGCCTGACGGCTCTCATCGGATAG